From Thunnus maccoyii chromosome 21, fThuMac1.1, whole genome shotgun sequence, the proteins below share one genomic window:
- the LOC121888537 gene encoding uncharacterized protein LOC121888537, with translation HVWCFTWREKGTWFTGLFLGTAGYWPNITRSLQDPCLTSNVSSSLCVSFISHTVRSAPQDEDSPPDPVRALVLLFYRPPTYPDPESFLNVLLLPKNIVLRDVLRKWMESNGDEKYIRTPPHCKLLPKQEYTLSTSPEDDSVLVQPTEAEFDEESYINCFPSFEVKLNTIMNNIQLFLKDKNSSTCVWERQVSLLSTGQRRTLTLPSNERLMDIRTCFIDGISGPVLSSLLDKMFEKKVITDSERESAEGMQNKRKKARFVIDTVRKKGEAASSEMIKFLCEVDPFLCKHLGLM, from the exons CACGTCTGGTGTTTCACATGGAGGGAGAAGGGGACGTGGTTTACAGGATTGTTTCTTGGAACCGCAGGCTACTGGCCCAACATCACAAGAAGCCTGCAGGACCCCTGTTTGACATCAAATGTCTCCAGCAGTCTGTGTGTCAGCTTCATCTCCCACACTGTGAGATCCGCTCCACAG GATGAAGACTCTCCTCCTGACCCAGTCCGAGCGCTGGTGCTGCTGTTCTACAGACCCCCGACTTATCCTGATCCAGAATCTTTCCTCAATGTGTTGTTGCTACCAAAGAACATCGTGCTGCGTGATGTGCTGCGCAAGTGGATGGAATCAAATGGAGATGAGAAGTACATCAGGACACCCCCACACTGTAAACTGCTCCCAAAGCAGGAGTACACACTGTCCACTAGTCCTGAAGACGACTCAGTTCTAGTTCAACCAACAGAAGCAGAATTTGATGAGGAGTCCTACATCAACTGCTTCCCATCATTCGAGGTGAAATTGAACACAATCATGAACAATATTCAACTCTTTTTGAAAGATAAGAACAGCTCCACCTGTGTCTGGGAAAGGCAGGTTTCTCTTTTGTCCACTGGACAAAGGCGCACTCTGACCCTCCCTTCAAACGAGAGGCTGATGGACATACGAACCTGCTTCATCGATGGGATATCAGGACCTGTTCTCAGTAGTCTGCTGGACAAGATGTTTGAGAAAAAGGTGATAACTGACTCTGAGAGGGAGTCAGCGGAAGGgatgcaaaacaaaagaaaaaaggctcGTTTTGTCATCGATACGGTGAGGAAGAAAGGTGAAGCTGCGAGTTCAGAGATGATTAAGTTTCTCTGTGAGGTCGACCCCTTCCTCTGTAAACATCTTGGGTTGATGTGA